A section of the Festucalex cinctus isolate MCC-2025b chromosome 7, RoL_Fcin_1.0, whole genome shotgun sequence genome encodes:
- the LOC144022811 gene encoding urokinase plasminogen activator surface receptor-like gives MHHLLLLAGILLLPKVYTLRCYECLSESSIPCTGRSKDCPPLADRCIAIRQKTYAGGSLFSDVNGKHCSFAEECAQGSVNFGVSRSVITSQCCTTNLCNDFPAPEEILAKPNGKKCYTCNGQQCDATLECLAEEYHCISMTVESGGQTTSLKGCASEEVCANLNQLGRYTGSSQFKVGTQMSCCEGNYCNSGSRATVGLLLLVGPLLSFMMWP, from the exons ATGCATCACCTGCTGCTACTCGCTGGGATTTTACTCCTTCCTAAAG TCTACACGCTCAGGTGTTATGAGTGTTTATCGGAAAGCTCAATCCCCTGCACTGGCAGATCAAAAGATTGCCCTCCATTGGCGGATCGTTGTATTGCAATCAGACAAAAAACCTATGCag gtGGCTCACTTTTTTCGGACGTCAATGGGAAACACTGCAGCTTCGCTGAAGAATGTGCACAAGGCTCGGTCAACTTTGGAGTGTCCAGGAGTGTTATCACCAGCCAGTGTTGCACCACTAACCTGTGCAACGACTTTCCTGCACCCG AAGAGATCTTGGCCAAGCCCAATGGTAAGAAATGCTACACCTGCAATGGGCAACAGTGCGACGCCACTCTGGAATGTCTAGCCGAAGAGTACCACTGCATCTCAATGACAG TGGAAAGCGGGGGCCAAACGACAAGCTTGAAGGGCTGCGCCTCTGAGGAGGTATGCGCCAATCTGAATCAACTGGGACGCTACACGGGAAGTAGCCAATTCAAGGTTGGAACCCAAATGAGCTGCTGTGAGGGCAACTACTGCAACAGCGGCAGCAGAGCAACAGTTGGCCTCCTTCTCTTGGTCGGGCCACTGCTCTCTTTCATGATGTGGCCTTGA
- the LOC144023003 gene encoding myeloid cell surface antigen CD33-like isoform X2, whose product MNIRRSLMVLYVLIAACHAALNGEWKASVVKRIDALVNSCVVLPCSFSHPKEHLPSSRLRGIWHHQAQLDQRIYHKDETNVLASFRDRTRMLGHLAQGNCSLEITKLKDYDNGPFCFRIELVPTEGDVDNPDKFSFVEDCVKLKMLPDPPKPMLSYANTANETRPFTAVCSVTYTCPTHAPLLTWSMGNAHDVTTVTKEIHAGVWEVQSILIIVPQAKDDHKDVICTATFYGAMSSSDKFTLFVKRTKNHHHIIIPTVVAVGITVLFGGLCFVMATKYKRRIAELQDQYSMRNRLSRLSRRRPRDNMVELNHIDPHRPNTSTSGTGQKCWKPRLPSPKSQPRSCNYKPEIDDADDYENTADLNVYGNC is encoded by the exons ATGAATATACGGAGAAGCCTGATGGTGTTGTATGTGCTCATAGCAG CTTGTCATGCTGCTTTGAATGGCGAATGGAAGGCCAGTGTTGTAAAGCGCATTGACGCCTTGGTAAATTCCTGTGTGGTGTTACCTTGCTCCTTCAGCCATCCTAAGGAGCATCTCCCCAGTTCCAGACTCCGAGGAATCTGGCATCATCAAGCGCAACTTGACCAACGCATATACCACAAGGATGAGACAAACGTCTTAGCGAGCTTTCGAGATCGCACTCGGATGTTGGGGCATTTGGCCCAGGGCAACTGCAGCTTGGAGATTACGAAACTCAAAGACTATGACAACGGGCCTTTCTGTTTCCGTATTGAATTAGTGCCGACAGAAGGCGATGTCGACAACCCTGACAAATTCTCGTTTGTTGAGGACTGCGTCAAGTTGAAAATGCTAC CTGACCCTCCAAAACCCATGCTGTCCTACGCAAACACGGCAAACGAAACCCGTCCCTTCACCGCCGTCTGCTCAGTGACCTACACTTGCCCCACCCACGCGCCCTTGCTGACATGGAGCATGGGCAACGCACACGACGTGACCACCGTCACCAAAGAAATTCACGCCGGCGTTTGGGAGGTTCAGTCCATCCTCATCATCGTTCCCCAGGCGAAGGACGACCACAAGGACGTCATTTGCACGGCCACATTTTATGGAGCGATGTCATCCTCTGACAAGTTCACTCTTTTTGTCAAAC gcaCAAAAAACCATCACCACATCATCATACCTACAGTAGTTGCAGTTGGGATAACTGTGCTCTTTGGAGGGCTCTGCTTTGTGATGGCAACAAAATACAA GAGACGCATTGCGGAACTTCAAGATCAATACAG CATGCGGAACCGGCTTTCGAGGTTGTCCCGCAG GAGGCCAAGAGACAACATGGTGGAGCTGAATCATAT TGATCCACACAGGCCAAACACTTCGACATCGGGAACTGGACAGAAATGCTGGAAACCTCGTCTGCCATCTCCAAAAAG CCAGCCGAGATCTTGCAATTACAAACCG GAAATTGATGATGCTGATGATTACGAGAATACAGCAGATCTCAACGTGTACGGGAACTGCTGA
- the LOC144023003 gene encoding myeloid cell surface antigen CD33-like isoform X1 — translation MNIRRSLMVLYVLIAACHAALNGEWKASVVKRIDALVNSCVVLPCSFSHPKEHLPSSRLRGIWHHQAQLDQRIYHKDETNVLASFRDRTRMLGHLAQGNCSLEITKLKDYDNGPFCFRIELVPTEGDVDNPDKFSFVEDCVKLKMLPDPPKPMLSYANTANETRPFTAVCSVTYTCPTHAPLLTWSMGNAHDVTTVTKEIHAGVWEVQSILIIVPQAKDDHKDVICTATFYGAMSSSDKFTLFVKRTKNHHHIIIPTVVAVGITVLFGGLCFVMATKYKRRIAELQDQYSMRNRLSRLSRRTRSDHLQLAQANHRRPRDNMVELNHIDPHRPNTSTSGTGQKCWKPRLPSPKSQPRSCNYKPEIDDADDYENTADLNVYGNC, via the exons ATGAATATACGGAGAAGCCTGATGGTGTTGTATGTGCTCATAGCAG CTTGTCATGCTGCTTTGAATGGCGAATGGAAGGCCAGTGTTGTAAAGCGCATTGACGCCTTGGTAAATTCCTGTGTGGTGTTACCTTGCTCCTTCAGCCATCCTAAGGAGCATCTCCCCAGTTCCAGACTCCGAGGAATCTGGCATCATCAAGCGCAACTTGACCAACGCATATACCACAAGGATGAGACAAACGTCTTAGCGAGCTTTCGAGATCGCACTCGGATGTTGGGGCATTTGGCCCAGGGCAACTGCAGCTTGGAGATTACGAAACTCAAAGACTATGACAACGGGCCTTTCTGTTTCCGTATTGAATTAGTGCCGACAGAAGGCGATGTCGACAACCCTGACAAATTCTCGTTTGTTGAGGACTGCGTCAAGTTGAAAATGCTAC CTGACCCTCCAAAACCCATGCTGTCCTACGCAAACACGGCAAACGAAACCCGTCCCTTCACCGCCGTCTGCTCAGTGACCTACACTTGCCCCACCCACGCGCCCTTGCTGACATGGAGCATGGGCAACGCACACGACGTGACCACCGTCACCAAAGAAATTCACGCCGGCGTTTGGGAGGTTCAGTCCATCCTCATCATCGTTCCCCAGGCGAAGGACGACCACAAGGACGTCATTTGCACGGCCACATTTTATGGAGCGATGTCATCCTCTGACAAGTTCACTCTTTTTGTCAAAC gcaCAAAAAACCATCACCACATCATCATACCTACAGTAGTTGCAGTTGGGATAACTGTGCTCTTTGGAGGGCTCTGCTTTGTGATGGCAACAAAATACAA GAGACGCATTGCGGAACTTCAAGATCAATACAG CATGCGGAACCGGCTTTCGAGGTTGTCCCGCAG GACGCGGTCGGATCATTTGCAACTAGCCCAAGCTAATCACAG GAGGCCAAGAGACAACATGGTGGAGCTGAATCATAT TGATCCACACAGGCCAAACACTTCGACATCGGGAACTGGACAGAAATGCTGGAAACCTCGTCTGCCATCTCCAAAAAG CCAGCCGAGATCTTGCAATTACAAACCG GAAATTGATGATGCTGATGATTACGAGAATACAGCAGATCTCAACGTGTACGGGAACTGCTGA
- the LOC144023005 gene encoding uncharacterized protein LOC144023005, producing the protein MYHMLRLLGILLLPKADTLKCYECSSESSTNCTGTIKECSPRQTHCSAFRLKIYSDESVYLDINGKNCSFPEHCAQDAVNFGGTRIIITNQCCTTDLCNSLAARDYSKARPSGRKCFTCNGLRCNATLECVGSQHHCFSTADHKTSRTRKGCATKHMCTNADQLEGIIGQISCCEGDYCNSGSRPIAGLLLFVAPLLTFIMWP; encoded by the exons ATGTATCACATGCTCCGACTACTTGGGATTTTACTTCTTCCTAAAG CCGACACGCTCAAGTGTTATGAGTGTTCATCGGAGAGCTCCACCAACTGCACTGGCACAATAAAAGAATGCTCTCCACGGCAGACTCACTGTAGTGCATTCAGACTTAAAATATATTCAG ACGAGTCAGTTTATCTCGACATCAATGGGAAAAACTGCAGCTTTCCTGAACACTGTGCCCAAGACGCAGTCAATTTTGGAGGAACCAGGATCATCATCACCAACCAGTGTTGCACCACCGACCTGTGCAACAGCCTTGCTGCACGGG ACTACAGCAAGGCCAGGCCCAGTGGTCGAAAATGCTTCACCTGCAATGGGCTACGGTGCAATGCCACTCTCGAATGTGTAGGCAGCCAGCACCACTGTTTCTCAACGGCAG ATCACAAGACAAGCAGGACCAGGAAGGGCTGTGCCACCAAACACATGTGCACCAATGCAGACCAACTGGAGGGCATCATCGGCCAAATCAGCTGCTGTGAGGGCGACTACTGCAACAGCGGCAGCAGACCAATAGCTGGCCTGTTGCTCTTCGTAGCGCCACTGCTCACTTTCATTATGTGGCCTTGA